A part of Gemmatimonas groenlandica genomic DNA contains:
- the hemJ gene encoding protoporphyrinogen oxidase HemJ has translation MNGTGYLSIKALHVIAVIAWYAGLFYIFRLYVYHVQKRSEPAVTATLEVMERRLIRAIMTPAMVVALGAGTAMLVMNPSLLKMPWMHAKLGAVFFLLGYHGLASWTRKKFLKGEYVLSETACRWINEVPTILLLIIVIAVIVRPGM, from the coding sequence GTGAACGGAACAGGCTACCTCTCGATCAAAGCACTACACGTCATCGCGGTTATCGCCTGGTACGCCGGGCTGTTCTACATTTTCCGCCTGTACGTGTACCACGTGCAGAAGCGGAGCGAGCCGGCCGTGACCGCCACGCTCGAGGTCATGGAGCGGCGACTCATTCGCGCCATCATGACGCCGGCCATGGTCGTGGCCCTCGGCGCGGGCACCGCGATGCTGGTGATGAACCCGTCGCTGCTGAAGATGCCGTGGATGCACGCCAAGCTCGGTGCCGTCTTTTTCCTGCTCGGCTATCACGGACTCGCCTCGTGGACGCGCAAGAAGTTTCTCAAGGGCGAGTACGTGCTCAGCGAGACCGCGTGCCGCTGGATCAATGAGGTCCCCACGATCCTGCTGCTGATCATCGTCATCGCGGTCATCGTGCGACCGGGCATGTGA